The genome window TCGGCGGACTGGATGGGGCGCAACCTCAACCGCCGGGTGGAGACGCTGGTGCGCATCGACAACCCCACCGTCCACAGCCAGATCGTGGACCAGATCATGGCGGCGAACCTCGCCGACGTGGCGCAGAGCTGGGTGCTCGGGCCGGATGCCGAATGGGCGCGGGCCACGGCGCCGGAGGGGGCGCGGCCCTTCTCCTGCCACCGGTTCTTCATGGAGAACCCGTCCATGTCCGGCCGCGGCCGGGCCGGGGCGGGCGACGCCCCGCGCCTCACCCACAGCTCCGACTGAGCGGCCCTCCGCCCCGGCCCCGCAAGGTGAGGACAGCCCGCCCGAACCCATGGCCTCGCGCCCGCGCAGCCCGGCAGGGCCGCGCAGGCCGGAGCCGATGTGCCCGCGCCGCCCCCGGTCACGCCGCCCGGTCAGGCCGCAGGGCCCCGGAAGCCGCGGAAAGGGGCCCCAGGGCCCTGCGCCGGAGGCCGGTTTTCGCGCGCGAAACCTGTCGGGGCGCCGGGCGCGGGGGCCCTCTGCCGCGTGCGGAGCGGCGCGAGGCCGTGACCGAAGGGCCGTTTTCCGGGCGCGGGCCGGGGCCGTTCTTCGGGTTCCGGGCGCCGCGGCGGGCTGTGGCGAATGCGCCGCGCCGGCGGTCTCCGACGTCAGGAGCGGTTGACCGCGCGGGCCTGGCGTGTCACGCGTCCCTTAGGTCCGCACCATCCGGGAATGCATCTTGTCGGTGAGAGACGAATTGTTCCGACGCGCCCGCTCCTTCGCGGCGCCCAAGGCGATCGAGACGGATGCGACAGCGCATCGCCGGATTGCGGTGATCGATGTCGGGTCGAACTCCGTGCGGCTGGTCGTCTACGACGGCATCGCGCGCAGCCCCTCCTACTTCTTCAACGAGAAGGTGCTCTGCGGCCTGGGCCGCGGCGTGCTGGACACCGGGCGGCTGCACCCGGAGGGCCGGGCGCGCGCGCTGGCGGCGCTACGCCGGTTCTCGATACTGGCCGAGCGCATGCAGGTTCTCACGCTGGAAGCCGTGGCGACGGCCGCGGTGCGCGAGGCCGAGGACGGCGCGGCCTTCTGCGCCGAGGTGCTGGAGACGACCGGCATCCGCATCCGCATCGCCTCGGGCGACGACGAGGCCCGCATCGCCGCCGAGGGCGTTCTGCTCGGCTGGCCTGAGGCCGACGGCGTGGTCGCCGACATGGGCGGCGCCTCGATGGAACTGGCCCGCGTGGGCAACGGCATGGTCGGCCAGCGCATCACCACGCCGCTCGGCCCCCTGCACCTGCGCGACAGGGCGGGGGACACCCAGGCGCTGCGCGCGCTGATCGACGAGCATCTCACCCGGGCGCGCGAGGCGGTTCCCGGGCCGGTGCGCAACCTCTACCTCGTCGGCGGATCCTGGCGCGCGCTGGGCCGGGTGCACATGGTGCGCTCGGACTATCCCATCCACGTGCTGCACGAATACGGCATGGACCCGGTGGACCTCGCCGCCCAGACACGCTGGATGGCCCGCCAGACGCCCGAGGCGCTCGACGAGATGTCCGACATCTCCTCCGCCCGCGCCGAGGTGCTGCCGCTCGCGGCCGCGGTGCTGGAGCGGCTGGTGCAGGCCTTCGCGCCGGAGAAGGTCTCCGTCTCGGCCTACGGGCTGCGCGAGGGGCTGCTGTGGGAACACCTGAGCCCGGGCATCCGCGCGCTGGACCCGCTGATCGAGGCCTGCCGGTTCCGCGAGCGGCGGCGCGCGCGCTTCCCCGGCTTCGGGACCGAGCTGTTCGAGTGGGTGCGCCCGCTGCTGGACGGGTTCCCGGCCGAATCCCTGCGCCTCGCGGAGGCGGCCTGCATGCTGCATGACGTGAACTGGCGCGCCCACCCCGATTACCGCGCCCATGTCGGGTTCGAGACGCTGATGCGCGCCTCGCTCGGCGGGGTGGACCACCCGGGGCGGGTGTTCATCGGCCTTGCGCTGTTCCACCGCTACAAGAGCAGCCGCAAGAAGCTGGGCGCCGACGCGATGCTGGGGCTGCTGTCGCCCGAACGGCAGGACGAGGCGGAACGGCTGGGCCGGGCGATGCGCCTCGGCGCCATGCTCTCCGGCTCCACGCCCGGCGGCCTCTCCGGCGCCCCGATCGCCCGGGTGGGCGACCGGCTGGTGCTGGCGCTGGGCGCGGACATGGCCGATCTCGCCGGGGAGGTGGTGTCCAAGCGCCTCGCCTCGGTGGCGAAATCCCTGGGCCTCACGGCGGAACTCACCGTCGCCGAGGACTGAGCCACCGCGCCGCGGCAGCCACCCCTCACGTCACACTTCCTCGCCGGACCCCGCCGGCCCGTGCCGCTGCGCGCAGGCGCTCCGCCGGTGTGGCGTGCGCGCGCGCGGGCCGGGCGCAGGGCCGCCGGCGGGGCGGGCGCGGTGCCGCCGGGGCGGTGAGGGCAAGGGAAACGGGCGGGGAAGAGGGCCGGCCGGGCCCGGGGGCCAAATGAAAAAGCGGCCCGCTCTTGATGGCGGACCGCTTCTCTTCCCCTAGACTTGAGCCTTGTTTGTGGCCTCCAGAACCTACGCCAACCTGTGACATTTCGTCAGCAAAAAACTGCGCAATTTCAGGGCGGAGTGCAAAAAATCAGGGCATGCGGGGGTGTTTGGGGGCGTTTCCTTCGCATGTGCAGTATAAGCACTGCGCTGCATCCAGGATCGGGGGCGATCTTTCGCACTGCGTCATGGCGAGAGACACCGGCTGGTTAACCATTGATTCGTTTTCGCGGTGCGCGGCCGGTGGCCGATGCCGGGCATTGCGCCGCGCGCGCACCTGCCGTACACCTCGGCCCGATCCGATCTGACCGTTCCCGAGGGCTCTCCATGCGTCTCACGCGCTACTTTCTTCCCGTTCTGAAAGAAACCCCGGCGGAGGCGCAGATCGTCTCGCACCGGCTGATGCTGCGCGCCGGCATGATCCGGCAGTCGAGCGCCGGGATCTATTCCTGGCTGCCGCTGGGCTTCAAGGTGCTCCGCCGCATCGAGCAGATCGTGCACGAAGAGCAGCAGAAGGCCGGGCACATCCCGATGCTGATGCCCACCATCCAGTCCGCCGACCTGTGGCGCGAGAGCGGCCGCTACGACGCCTACGGCCCCGAGATGCTGCGCATCCGCGACCGGCATGACCGCGACATGCTCTTCGGCCCGACCAACGAGGAGCTGATCACCGACATCTTCCGCACCGCGGTCTCCTCCTACCGCGAGCTGCCCAAGACCCTCTACCACGTGCAGTGGAAGTTCCGCGACGAGATCCGCCCGCGCTTCGGCGTGATGCGCGGCCGCGAGTTCCTGATGAAGGACGGCTATTCCTTCGACCTGGACCGCGACAGCGCCATCCACGCCTTCAACCGCCATGTGGTGAGCTATCTGCGCACCTTCGAGCGGCTGGGCCTGAAGGCGGTGCCGATGCGCGCTGACGCGGGCCCGATCGGCGGGGATTACTCCTACGAGTTCCTGGTGCTGGCGGAGACCGGCGAGAGCGAGGTGTTCCTCGACCGGTCGGTGGCGGACCTCGCCCTGGGCGACCGCACGGTGGATTTCGACGACACCGCCGCCCTGCAGGGCCTGGTGGACCAGTGGACCGCCCCCTACGCGCGCACCGACGAGACCCATGACGCGGCGCTGTTCGACGCCGTGCCGGAGGACCGCAAGGTCACCGCGCGCGGCATCGAGGTGGGGCACATCTTCTACTTCGGCACCAAGTACTCCGCCCCGATGAACGCCGTGGTCACCAATGCCGAGGGCGTGCAGGTTCCGGTGGAGATGGGCTCCTACGGCATCGGCGTGAGCCGGCTGGTGGGCGCGCTGATCGAGGCGAACCATGATGACAAGGGCATCATCTGGCCCGAGAGCGTGGCGCCCTTCGGCGTGGGCATCGTGAACCTCAAGCAGGGCGACGCCGCGGCGGATGCGGCCTGCGAGGACCTTTATGCCGGGCTGGCGAAGGCCGGGGTCGAGACCCTCTACGATGACCGTGACGAGCGCGCCGGCGCCAAGTTCGCCACGATGGACCTGATCGGCTGCCCCTGGCGGATCACGGTTGGGCCACGGGGTCTTGCCAAGGGCGTCGTGGAGCTTACGTCCCGGCGTACGGGAGAGAGCGTGGAGCTGTCGCCCGAAGACGCCATCTCCCGGGTGGCGGAGATCTTCGCGGCGGTCTGAGCCGGGCAGGGGCCCGGCACGGGCCCGGCGGCCGAGGGGGCTCGATGCCCCCGAAGGCCGCCGCCCCCTCGCGGGCCGTCCCCATCCTTCCCCCCGAACGGGAGACATGCATGAGCCGCAGCACCGCGCCCTTCGCCGGTTTCGAATGGCTGATCGCCTGGCGTTACCTCAGGGCCCGGCGGCGCGAGGGCGGGGTGAGCGTGATGACCTGGATCTCGCTGATCGGGATCACCCTCGCGGTCTTCGCGCTTGTCGCCACCTTCGCGGTGCGCACCGGTTTCCGGGCCGAGTTCACCGACCGGATCCTCGGCGCGAACGCCCATGTCACCCTCTACCACATGAAGGACGGCCGCATCGCGCCGATGCCGGATTTCGACGCGGTGACGGCGAAGGTCGCCGCCGTGCCCGGCGTGGTGCGCGCGGCCCCCATGGTCTCGGCCCAGGTGATGGCCACGGCGCGCGGCCGCAACGCCGGCGTGCAGGTGTTCGGCGAGCGCCGCTCCGACCTCGAGACCCTGCCGCTCATCGAGACCCCGGAGCGCCGCTGGGGCTCGCTCGACGGGTTCGGTGGTGAGGAGAACGGCATCGCCATCGGCTCCGGCGTCGCGCGCGAACTGGGCCTCTTCGTGGGCGACACGGTCACCCTCATCTCGCCCGACGGGGTGAAGACCGCCTTCGGCGCCACCTCGCCGCGCATCAACAACTACAAGATCGCCTACATCTTCCAGATCGGCCGCTACGACATCGACCGGGTGCGCGTGTACCTGCCGCTCGCGGAATCGCAGAAGTTCTTCAACCACCAGGACACGGTCGACCAGATCGAGGTGATGGTGGACCGGCCGGAGGCGCTCGGCTCCTCCCGCGCGCCGGACGCGCTCACCGCCCGCATCGCCGACGCGGTGCCCGGCATGAGCGTGCTCACCTGGAAGGACACGAACGGCGCCTACCTGCAGGCGCTCACGATGGAGGACAACGTGATGTTCGTCATCCTCTCCATCCTCGTGCTCATCGCCTCGCTGAACATCACCTCCGGCCTCGTGATGCTGGTGAAGAACAAGGGGCGCGACGTGGGCGTGCTGCGCTCCATGGGCCTCACCCAGGGCTCCATCCTGCGGGTGTTCTTCATCTGCGGCGCCTCCATCGGCGTGGTGGGCACCATCCTGGGCGTGGTGCTGGGCTGCCTCTTCGCCATCTACATCGACCCGATCTTCACCTTCGTGAACACGGTGGCCGGCGGCGGCGTGTGGGATCCGTCCCAGCGCATGCTCAGCCAGCTTCCCGCCAAGCTGGTGTGGTGGGACGTGTTCCGCGCCGCGGCGCTCTCCTTCCTGCTGTCCTGCCTGGTGACCATCTTCCCCGCCCGCCGCGCGGCGCGGCTCAACCCGGTGGAGGCCTTGCGCTATGAGTGACATGACCCTCGGTCTCCGCGGCGTCTCGCGCATCTTCAACAAGGGCACGCCGGGCGAGGTGCGCGTGCTGGAGGGCGTGGACCTCGACATCGCCAGGGGCGAGGTGGTGGGGCTCGTCGCCCCCTCCGGCTCCGGCAAGTCCACCCTGCTGCACATCGCCGGGCTGCTGGACACGCCGGACACCGGCGAGGTGCGCATCGCCGGACAGGACGCCACCCGGCTGCGCGACGGGGCCCGCACCCGCCTGCGGCGGGACACGGTGGGCTTCGTCTACCAGTTCCACCACCTGCTGCCGGAGTTCACCGCGGCCGAGAACATCGTGCTTCCCCAGCGTGCCGCCGGCGTGTCGCGCGCCGATGCGGAGGCGCGGGCGGCGATGCTGCTCGGCTCCGTCGGCCTCACCCCGCGCGCCACGCACCGGCCGGGCGAGCTCTCGGGCGGCGAGCAGCAGCGCGTGGCCGTGTGCCGCGCCCTCGCCAACGCCCCCCAGCTCCTGCTGGCCGACGAGCCCACCGGCAACCTCGACCCCGGCACCTCCGAGACCGTGTTCGACGTGCTGGTGCGCCTGGTGCGCGACACCGGCATGTCGGCGCTCATCGCCACGCACAACCTGGAACTGGCCGCGCGCATGGACCGGGTCCTGAAGCTGGAGCGGGCCCGCGTCATCCCGGCCTGACGGCCCGGGTTTGCGCCGGGCCGCCGCCGTGGCATGTAGGCAGTCATGAGCCAGGGCCGCCCCGAGATTCTGTTCCCCCTCTTCGCCGATCTCCCGGCCCTGCCGGGCGTGGGGCCGAAGACCGCGAAGGCGTTGGAGAAGCTCGGCATCGCCCGCCCGCGCGACCTGTGCTTCACGCTGCCCTCGCATTTCACCGACCGGACGCCCCGCGCCTCCATCCAGGGCGCCACGCTGCCCGGCGTGGTGACGGTGGAGGTGACGATCGGCGGCCACATGCCGGCCCGCCAGCGCGGCCGCCCCTACCGCATCTGGGTGGAGGATGACGCCGCCGAGTTCCAGCTCGTCTTCTTCCATGCGCGCGAGGAGTGGCTGACGCGCCAGCTCCCGCCCGGGGAACGCCGGGTGGTCTCGGGCAAGGTGGAAGTGTTCGAGGGCCTCGCCCAGATGGTCCACCCTGACCATATCCTGCTGCCCGAGGAGGCCGGCACCCTGCCGCGCTACGAGCCGGTCTATCCCATCGGGGCCGGCATCACCCAGCGGGCGATGCAGAAGGCCGTCACCGGGGCACTGGAGCGCGCGCCGGATCTGCCGGACTGGTTGGACCGCGGCCTGCGCGCGAAGCACCATTGGCCGGACTGGCGGGAGGCGCTGCACCTCGTCCACGCCCCGGTGCCGGGGGACGCGGGGCGCATGGCTGCCGCGCGCGAGCGCCTCGCCTATGACGAGCTGCTGGCGCATCAGCTCACCCTCGCGCTGGCCCGTGCGCGGATGAAGCGCGCGAAGGGCCGCCGCACCGCCGGAGACGGCGCGCTGCGCGCGAAGCTGCTCGCCGCACTCCCCTATGCCCCCACTGGCGCGCAGGCCCGCGCGGTGGAGGAGATCGCCGGTGACATGGCCGGCGCGCTGCGCATGAACCGCCTGCTGCAGGGCGACGTGGGCGCGGGCAAGACGCTGGTCGCCATGCTCGCCATGGCCATCGCGGCGGAGGCGGGCGGGCAGGCGGCGCTGATGGCCCCCACGGAGATCCTCGCCCGCCAGCACCTGGAGGGCATCGGCCCGCTGGCCGAGGCGGCGGGCCTGCGCGTGGGCCTGTTCACCGGGCGCGACAAGGGCGCGGAGCGGGCGGAGAAGCGCGCCCGGCTGGCGGCGGGCGAGATCGACATCGCCATCGGCACCCATGCGCTGTTCCAGCGCGACATCGCCTTCGCCGATCTGCGCCTTGCCGTGGTGGACGAGCAGCACCGTTTCGGCGTGCGCCAGCGCATGGAGCTGGGCGCCAAGGGCCAGGCGCCGGACGTGCTGGTGATGACCGCGACGCCGATCCCGCGCAGCCTCGCGCTCTCCACCTACGGCGACATGGACCTTTCGGTGCTGGACGAGAAGCCGCCGGGGCGCCAGCCGATCGACACCGTGCTCGTGTCCTCCGGCCGCCTTTCGGAGGTGGTGGAGCGGCTGCGCGGCGCGCTTGCCGAGGGGCGGCGCGCCTACTGGGTGTGCCCGCTGGTGGAGGAGAGCGAGACCGTGGCGATGACCGCCGCCGAGGACCGCGCGCAGGCGCTGCGCGCCGCGCTGGGCGAGGGGCTGGTGGGCCTCGTGCACGGCCAGATGCCCCCCGCGCAGAAGGATGCGGCGATGGCCGATTTCATCGCCGGGCGCACGCGGCTGCTGGTGGCCACCACGGTGATCGAGGTGGGGGTGAACGTGCCCGAGGCCACGATCATGGTGATCGAGGGCGCGCAGAGCTTCGGCCTCGCCCAGCTCCACCAGCTGCGCGGCCGGGTGGGGCGCGGGGCGGGCAAGTCCACCTGCCTGATGCTCTACGACCCGCCGCTGGGCGAGACCGCGCAGGCGCGCCTCTCCATCCTGCGCGAGACGGAGGACGGCTTCCGCATCGCGGAGGAGGACCTGCGCCTGCGCGGCGCGGGCGATCTCATCGGCCACCAGCAATCCGGCCTGCCGAAGTTCCGAATCGCCGATCTGGAGGGGCAGGCCGACCTGATGAAGATCGCGCAGGACGATGCGCGACTCATCCTCGCGCGGGATTCCAGCCTCGAATCGGCGCGCGGTCAGGCGCTGCGGGTCCTCCTCTACCTCATGGGACGGGATGAGACGATCCGTTTGATATCAATCGGTTGAGGGTTTGTTCGCGTTTGTTCTCTTAAAGTTCTTGACTCCGGAGGGTGGAGCGGGAACATTAAGGAAACATTAACCGCTCACCGAGGGAGACACCCCATGGCGACCCTGATCCGCATCGTACGAGACACTGATCCCGCCCGCCGCGCAGCAGCAGAGGATGTCGTGGGATTGATGGCATTGACCGTGCTTCTGGTCGCGCTCTTCGGTGTTGCCGGCATGTTCTGAGCCTGCACTCGACCCTGTTTCGCCTGCGAACCGTCCGGAGATCCGGCGCCCCTGCCGGAGATCGGTCTTCTGCCTCTTCCGATCAGTCGATGGCCTTGTCCCTGTCCCTCGACCACCTCCCGGTTCGCCTGACTGTCGCCGCACCCACACCGGGTTGCGGCGACTTTTTTTGGTCGGGGAGGGCGCGCGCCGGGTCAGACGAAGTCGGAGCGCGAGATCGCGTAGCGGGCCATCTTCTCGTTGAGCGTGCGGCGGGGGAGGGCGAGTTCCTCCATCACCTCCGCGATGGAGCCGCGGTGCCGGCGCAGGGCGTTGCGGATCATCATGCGCTCGAAGGCTTCCACGTGGTCCTTCAGGGGGCGCAGGTCCTGCGGAAGCTGCTC of Paroceanicella profunda contains these proteins:
- the recG gene encoding ATP-dependent DNA helicase RecG; the encoded protein is MSQGRPEILFPLFADLPALPGVGPKTAKALEKLGIARPRDLCFTLPSHFTDRTPRASIQGATLPGVVTVEVTIGGHMPARQRGRPYRIWVEDDAAEFQLVFFHAREEWLTRQLPPGERRVVSGKVEVFEGLAQMVHPDHILLPEEAGTLPRYEPVYPIGAGITQRAMQKAVTGALERAPDLPDWLDRGLRAKHHWPDWREALHLVHAPVPGDAGRMAAARERLAYDELLAHQLTLALARARMKRAKGRRTAGDGALRAKLLAALPYAPTGAQARAVEEIAGDMAGALRMNRLLQGDVGAGKTLVAMLAMAIAAEAGGQAALMAPTEILARQHLEGIGPLAEAAGLRVGLFTGRDKGAERAEKRARLAAGEIDIAIGTHALFQRDIAFADLRLAVVDEQHRFGVRQRMELGAKGQAPDVLVMTATPIPRSLALSTYGDMDLSVLDEKPPGRQPIDTVLVSSGRLSEVVERLRGALAEGRRAYWVCPLVEESETVAMTAAEDRAQALRAALGEGLVGLVHGQMPPAQKDAAMADFIAGRTRLLVATTVIEVGVNVPEATIMVIEGAQSFGLAQLHQLRGRVGRGAGKSTCLMLYDPPLGETAQARLSILRETEDGFRIAEEDLRLRGAGDLIGHQQSGLPKFRIADLEGQADLMKIAQDDARLILARDSSLESARGQALRVLLYLMGRDETIRLISIG
- the proS gene encoding proline--tRNA ligase is translated as MRLTRYFLPVLKETPAEAQIVSHRLMLRAGMIRQSSAGIYSWLPLGFKVLRRIEQIVHEEQQKAGHIPMLMPTIQSADLWRESGRYDAYGPEMLRIRDRHDRDMLFGPTNEELITDIFRTAVSSYRELPKTLYHVQWKFRDEIRPRFGVMRGREFLMKDGYSFDLDRDSAIHAFNRHVVSYLRTFERLGLKAVPMRADAGPIGGDYSYEFLVLAETGESEVFLDRSVADLALGDRTVDFDDTAALQGLVDQWTAPYARTDETHDAALFDAVPEDRKVTARGIEVGHIFYFGTKYSAPMNAVVTNAEGVQVPVEMGSYGIGVSRLVGALIEANHDDKGIIWPESVAPFGVGIVNLKQGDAAADAACEDLYAGLAKAGVETLYDDRDERAGAKFATMDLIGCPWRITVGPRGLAKGVVELTSRRTGESVELSPEDAISRVAEIFAAV
- a CDS encoding Ppx/GppA family phosphatase codes for the protein MFRRARSFAAPKAIETDATAHRRIAVIDVGSNSVRLVVYDGIARSPSYFFNEKVLCGLGRGVLDTGRLHPEGRARALAALRRFSILAERMQVLTLEAVATAAVREAEDGAAFCAEVLETTGIRIRIASGDDEARIAAEGVLLGWPEADGVVADMGGASMELARVGNGMVGQRITTPLGPLHLRDRAGDTQALRALIDEHLTRAREAVPGPVRNLYLVGGSWRALGRVHMVRSDYPIHVLHEYGMDPVDLAAQTRWMARQTPEALDEMSDISSARAEVLPLAAAVLERLVQAFAPEKVSVSAYGLREGLLWEHLSPGIRALDPLIEACRFRERRRARFPGFGTELFEWVRPLLDGFPAESLRLAEAACMLHDVNWRAHPDYRAHVGFETLMRASLGGVDHPGRVFIGLALFHRYKSSRKKLGADAMLGLLSPERQDEAERLGRAMRLGAMLSGSTPGGLSGAPIARVGDRLVLALGADMADLAGEVVSKRLASVAKSLGLTAELTVAED
- a CDS encoding lipoprotein-releasing ABC transporter permease subunit codes for the protein MSRSTAPFAGFEWLIAWRYLRARRREGGVSVMTWISLIGITLAVFALVATFAVRTGFRAEFTDRILGANAHVTLYHMKDGRIAPMPDFDAVTAKVAAVPGVVRAAPMVSAQVMATARGRNAGVQVFGERRSDLETLPLIETPERRWGSLDGFGGEENGIAIGSGVARELGLFVGDTVTLISPDGVKTAFGATSPRINNYKIAYIFQIGRYDIDRVRVYLPLAESQKFFNHQDTVDQIEVMVDRPEALGSSRAPDALTARIADAVPGMSVLTWKDTNGAYLQALTMEDNVMFVILSILVLIASLNITSGLVMLVKNKGRDVGVLRSMGLTQGSILRVFFICGASIGVVGTILGVVLGCLFAIYIDPIFTFVNTVAGGGVWDPSQRMLSQLPAKLVWWDVFRAAALSFLLSCLVTIFPARRAARLNPVEALRYE
- a CDS encoding ABC transporter ATP-binding protein, with product MSDMTLGLRGVSRIFNKGTPGEVRVLEGVDLDIARGEVVGLVAPSGSGKSTLLHIAGLLDTPDTGEVRIAGQDATRLRDGARTRLRRDTVGFVYQFHHLLPEFTAAENIVLPQRAAGVSRADAEARAAMLLGSVGLTPRATHRPGELSGGEQQRVAVCRALANAPQLLLADEPTGNLDPGTSETVFDVLVRLVRDTGMSALIATHNLELAARMDRVLKLERARVIPA